A window of the Lysinibacillus irui genome harbors these coding sequences:
- a CDS encoding b(o/a)3-type cytochrome-c oxidase subunit 1: MSHTNSMTKVDRRDAKLAMAHIYVAFIALLLGGLAGLLQVFVRSGQFTLPAGIGYYQVLTVHGVLLGLILTTFFIYGFQIASVSRTSGTFTNGQRRLGWIGFWLMTIGTAAAATMVLLNKATVLYTFYAPLKAHWIFYLGLTLVVVGSWVGGAGQILRYAQWRKENKGSGQRSPLLSFMVVVNNLMWFVATLGVAASVLIQLLPWSLGLVERVDVALSRTLFWYFGHALVYFWLLPAYMVWYVVIPKVIGGKIFSDSLARLSFMLFLIFSVPVGIHHQLTEPGIDGTWKFIQVVLTFAVIVPSLMTAFSMFAMFELRGRELGGKGLFGWFKKLPWKDARFFVPFIGMVAFIPGGAGGIVNASYQMNQLIHNTIWVTGHFHLTIATAVVLTYFGAAFWLIPHLTGRTLTKSLNNLSNFAGILWATGMTIMSSAMHIAGLIGAPRRSDYSEYGGASQAYDWIPYQIAQAVGGTILFIAILVILYIVVKLAWFAPKGEEEFPVGDVHALSGPTPAILENFKVWLVILVALILFAYTVPIIDIISNSPAGSKGYQLW; this comes from the coding sequence ATGAGTCACACTAATTCAATGACAAAAGTAGATCGACGCGATGCAAAGCTAGCCATGGCACATATTTACGTGGCATTCATCGCTTTATTATTAGGTGGTCTAGCAGGTTTATTACAAGTATTTGTACGTTCTGGACAATTTACATTACCAGCTGGCATTGGCTATTATCAAGTATTAACAGTACACGGCGTATTACTTGGTCTTATTTTAACTACATTCTTTATTTATGGCTTCCAAATCGCTAGTGTTAGTCGTACTTCTGGTACTTTCACAAATGGACAGCGCAGACTTGGATGGATCGGTTTCTGGTTAATGACAATCGGTACAGCTGCTGCTGCAACAATGGTTTTATTGAATAAAGCAACGGTTCTTTATACATTCTATGCACCACTAAAAGCGCATTGGATTTTCTATTTAGGCCTGACATTAGTCGTGGTTGGTTCTTGGGTTGGCGGCGCGGGTCAAATTTTACGTTATGCACAGTGGCGCAAAGAAAATAAAGGTAGTGGACAACGCAGTCCTTTATTATCGTTTATGGTGGTTGTCAATAATTTAATGTGGTTTGTCGCAACGCTTGGTGTAGCAGCTTCTGTCTTAATTCAGCTGTTGCCATGGTCATTAGGTTTAGTTGAACGTGTCGATGTTGCATTATCCCGTACCCTTTTCTGGTATTTCGGTCATGCACTTGTATACTTCTGGCTACTACCAGCGTATATGGTTTGGTACGTCGTTATTCCAAAAGTAATTGGCGGGAAAATTTTCTCAGATTCTCTAGCAAGACTTTCCTTTATGCTGTTCTTAATTTTCTCTGTACCTGTTGGGATTCACCATCAGTTAACAGAGCCTGGTATTGATGGGACTTGGAAATTCATTCAAGTTGTTTTAACATTCGCTGTCATTGTTCCTTCTCTTATGACCGCCTTCTCGATGTTTGCGATGTTCGAATTACGTGGTCGTGAATTAGGTGGTAAAGGACTGTTCGGCTGGTTTAAAAAATTACCGTGGAAAGATGCTCGTTTCTTCGTGCCATTTATCGGTATGGTGGCGTTTATTCCTGGTGGTGCTGGCGGGATCGTCAATGCCTCCTATCAAATGAACCAATTAATCCATAATACCATTTGGGTAACGGGCCATTTCCACTTAACCATTGCTACAGCAGTCGTTTTAACTTACTTCGGTGCGGCCTTCTGGTTAATTCCACATTTAACTGGCCGTACGTTAACGAAATCTTTAAATAATCTTAGTAATTTCGCTGGTATCCTATGGGCTACAGGTATGACCATTATGTCTTCTGCTATGCATATTGCCGGACTAATCGGTGCGCCTCGTCGCTCAGATTACTCAGAATATGGTGGTGCTTCACAGGCATATGATTGGATTCCATATCAAATCGCACAAGCTGTTGGTGGAACAATTCTCTTTATCGCCATTCTAGTCATCCTATACATTGTGGTGAAATTGGCTTGGTTTGCGCCTAAAGGTGAAGAAGAATTCCCTGTAGGGGATGTACATGCACTTAGCGGTCCAACACCAGCCATTTTAGAAAATTTCAAAGTATGGCTTGTTATTTTAGTAGCCTTAATTTTATTTGCTTACACAGTACCAATTATCGATATTATTTCAAACTCACCAGCTGGCTCTAAAGGCTATCAATTGTGGTAA
- a CDS encoding cupredoxin domain-containing protein: protein MHIHKYEKYWLVFGVATLVAFLIILGIGAFHQGSHPNNGKKTLDYEKVKETAPFDNPGVHKVEGKDWDYEVVVVASAFNYNPPQIEVPLGAKVKFIATSEDVMHGFEVAGTNINMMLEPGYISEYVTEVNKVGEFLIVCNEYCGTGHTMMHSMLKVVDSNESH from the coding sequence ATGCACATACATAAGTATGAGAAGTATTGGCTTGTGTTCGGAGTTGCTACTTTAGTAGCATTCCTCATCATTCTCGGTATCGGGGCATTTCACCAAGGCTCCCATCCGAACAATGGGAAAAAAACACTAGATTACGAGAAAGTAAAAGAGACAGCACCTTTTGATAATCCAGGTGTCCATAAAGTAGAGGGAAAGGATTGGGATTATGAGGTAGTAGTCGTAGCCTCAGCATTTAATTATAATCCTCCACAAATTGAGGTACCACTTGGTGCTAAGGTGAAATTCATTGCAACAAGTGAGGATGTTATGCACGGTTTTGAGGTGGCAGGTACAAATATCAACATGATGCTTGAGCCTGGCTATATTTCGGAATATGTAACAGAAGTAAATAAGGTAGGCGAGTTTTTAATCGTATGTAATGAGTATTGTGGTACAGGACATACGATGATGCACTCTATGCTAAAGGTGGTGGATTCAAATGAGTCACACTAA
- a CDS encoding chemotaxis protein CheX has translation MSNSKYFQTILNGTIHALKSILPMDIEVKSPSIISEPFQQQQMGVLIGLIGDVKGRVIIDSSPEVFSGIGSTMFGMPLEGEMLESFTGEFGNMIAGNLCTAVGQESLEIDITPPTVMVGNTKLYGFEKAFALPVSVPSVGALTVLLTIEEEE, from the coding sequence ATGAGTAATTCGAAGTACTTTCAAACTATTTTAAATGGGACAATTCACGCTTTAAAATCCATTCTTCCTATGGACATAGAAGTAAAGTCGCCTAGTATTATTTCTGAACCCTTTCAACAGCAACAAATGGGCGTTTTAATTGGCTTAATTGGGGATGTAAAGGGGCGTGTGATTATTGATTCCTCTCCTGAAGTCTTTAGCGGTATTGGTAGTACTATGTTCGGTATGCCTTTGGAGGGAGAAATGCTAGAATCCTTTACTGGGGAATTTGGTAACATGATTGCAGGAAATTTATGTACAGCTGTTGGGCAAGAAAGCTTAGAAATTGATATCACTCCGCCAACGGTGATGGTGGGCAACACAAAATTATACGGCTTTGAAAAAGCATTTGCTCTCCCAGTCTCGGTTCCAAGTGTTGGTGCACTAACAGTTCTACTAACGATTGAGGAAGAAGAATAG
- a CDS encoding pyroglutamyl-peptidase I codes for MTKLLVTGFEPFLDYKINPTMQIVENLDGEKIGDYTIVGRILSVDFQQSAQQFKQYIDEVKPQIIISLGLAGGRFKITPERIAINVKDGEPDNNGYTPVDESIQEEGADAFLTNLPIRNMVNRLQAEGYPAEISNTAGTYLCNNIMYEGLVYAQHHQGVRAGFIHIPASFDLAIQHGKIPGWNSQDLLDAVKLCIEETVRADDH; via the coding sequence ATGACAAAACTATTAGTAACAGGGTTTGAGCCATTTCTTGATTATAAGATCAACCCAACAATGCAAATTGTAGAAAATTTAGATGGAGAGAAGATAGGTGACTATACAATTGTTGGACGTATTTTGTCAGTAGATTTTCAGCAATCGGCACAACAATTCAAGCAATATATAGACGAGGTAAAGCCTCAAATTATTATTTCATTAGGTTTAGCGGGGGGCAGGTTTAAAATCACGCCAGAGCGCATTGCTATTAATGTGAAAGATGGGGAGCCTGATAATAACGGCTACACACCCGTTGACGAGAGTATTCAGGAAGAGGGCGCTGATGCTTTTTTAACAAATTTACCGATTCGTAATATGGTAAATCGATTACAAGCAGAGGGATATCCAGCCGAAATCTCCAATACAGCAGGTACATATTTATGCAATAACATAATGTATGAAGGGCTTGTTTATGCACAGCATCATCAAGGTGTTCGCGCTGGCTTTATTCATATTCCTGCATCCTTCGATTTGGCTATACAACATGGTAAAATTCCGGGGTGGAATAGCCAGGATTTACTTGATGCTGTGAAGCTTTGTATAGAGGAGACTGTACGTGCAGACGATCATTGA
- the pxpB gene encoding 5-oxoprolinase subunit PxpB: MQTIIDFPHSMWISQQTIRFAFHEEISHANFHAVQAFNRFLTKQLRHNLIESVASYHTVTAYVKQQVDVDLLRRQWLEMQVSTAIADGTNRLLKIPVCYDEEFALDRQRVMDYTGLSFEDIKRLHMSKSYYVYLIGFLPGFPYLGELDAKLFVPRLKNPRASVSASSVGVGGGQTGIYPVDSPGGWNIIGKTPFDLFDANGKEPFLFELGDEVQFYEITKQQFWEMKSKGV; this comes from the coding sequence GTGCAGACGATCATTGATTTTCCACATTCGATGTGGATTAGTCAGCAGACCATACGTTTTGCATTCCATGAGGAAATATCACACGCCAACTTTCATGCTGTACAAGCATTCAATCGTTTTCTAACTAAACAATTACGGCACAATCTAATAGAAAGCGTAGCAAGTTATCATACAGTTACAGCCTATGTCAAACAGCAAGTAGATGTGGACCTTTTAAGAAGGCAATGGCTTGAGATGCAAGTGTCCACAGCTATTGCTGATGGGACGAATAGGCTTTTAAAAATACCCGTTTGCTATGATGAGGAATTTGCCTTAGATAGACAGCGCGTCATGGATTATACAGGCTTATCATTTGAGGACATTAAACGGCTACACATGTCCAAAAGCTATTATGTTTATTTAATTGGTTTTTTGCCTGGTTTTCCTTACCTAGGAGAGCTTGATGCAAAACTGTTTGTGCCACGCTTAAAGAATCCAAGGGCATCTGTTTCTGCGAGTTCCGTTGGCGTGGGAGGTGGACAAACAGGAATCTATCCCGTTGATTCACCGGGTGGCTGGAATATTATCGGTAAAACGCCGTTCGATCTATTTGATGCGAATGGGAAGGAACCGTTTCTATTCGAACTAGGTGATGAAGTTCAATTTTATGAAATTACCAAACAACAATTTTGGGAAATGAAAAGCAAAGGAGTGTAG
- a CDS encoding 5-oxoprolinase subunit C family protein, giving the protein MKPLLLVTKQGVYGSLQDKGRYGYRAFGIPLSGPMDNVSFHAAQLILHHFHDQTSFEMFVGGFEFEALADSIYVLTGGCCTCLVNSSPIEMWKTFHLTKGDRLAIKNVSQGSIVYLTPLGGFHSEYELGSSSYLPLGNLGTAISKGSILYGQVASPLKMNRGLYAPYRPTFASSITVRMFKGPHFELFTEESQRLFLQNPFQFIGGNRMGYYIKGPTLQLQNMQDILSEATQFGTIQVPQSGNPIILMADAQTVGGYPIIATIHEDDLHKVAQMRMFNTIKFVLEE; this is encoded by the coding sequence TTGAAGCCACTTCTGCTCGTAACAAAACAAGGTGTTTATGGTAGCTTACAAGACAAGGGACGGTATGGCTATCGGGCATTTGGTATTCCGTTATCTGGACCGATGGATAACGTATCATTTCATGCAGCCCAGTTAATCTTACATCATTTTCATGACCAAACATCTTTTGAAATGTTTGTAGGTGGATTTGAATTTGAGGCACTGGCAGATAGCATCTATGTTTTAACTGGTGGATGTTGCACATGTTTGGTCAATAGTTCGCCAATCGAAATGTGGAAGACTTTCCATTTAACAAAGGGTGATCGACTTGCGATTAAGAATGTGAGTCAAGGTTCCATTGTTTACCTGACACCACTCGGAGGATTTCATTCAGAATATGAGCTTGGTAGTAGCTCATACCTACCACTTGGCAACCTAGGTACAGCGATTTCGAAAGGGAGTATTTTGTATGGGCAAGTCGCATCTCCATTAAAAATGAATAGAGGCCTTTATGCCCCATATCGTCCGACTTTTGCCAGCTCCATTACAGTGAGAATGTTTAAAGGACCCCATTTCGAGTTATTTACCGAGGAGAGTCAACGCCTTTTTCTTCAAAATCCTTTTCAATTTATCGGTGGTAATCGTATGGGCTATTACATAAAGGGGCCTACCCTGCAACTTCAAAATATGCAAGATATCCTTTCAGAAGCCACCCAGTTTGGCACCATCCAAGTGCCCCAAAGTGGTAATCCCATTATTTTAATGGCAGATGCTCAAACGGTAGGAGGCTATCCTATTATTGCGACGATCCATGAAGATGATTTACATAAAGTGGCTCAAATGCGTATGTTTAACACAATCAAGTTTGTACTGGAGGAATGA
- a CDS encoding 5-oxoprolinase subunit PxpA, translating into MMPMDFNCDIGESFEAFISGKDEEIIDYVTSINIACGYHAGDHTIMHQMIRSALRKNVHIGAHPGYPDREGFGRRNMDLSPAEIYDLTVYQIGALQAFVQIEKGILHHVKPHGALYNQCANDREKAIAVIDAVYDFNPQLILYCLSGSQMAKIAREKGLSVYEEVFSDRRYNDDGTLVNRQEPNALIQTEEEMLVHVKGILTANEVLSVQSKKIQVAANTLCIHGDGPHALSYAKKIAALRRQLEQM; encoded by the coding sequence ATGATGCCAATGGATTTTAATTGCGATATAGGCGAAAGTTTCGAAGCTTTTATATCAGGAAAAGATGAAGAAATAATTGACTATGTAACCTCTATCAATATTGCATGTGGCTATCATGCAGGAGATCATACAATTATGCATCAAATGATTCGCAGTGCTCTTCGTAAAAATGTCCATATTGGTGCACATCCGGGCTACCCTGATCGTGAGGGATTTGGACGCCGAAATATGGATTTAAGTCCAGCTGAAATATACGATTTGACGGTCTATCAAATTGGCGCATTGCAAGCATTTGTGCAAATTGAAAAAGGGATACTTCATCATGTGAAGCCGCATGGAGCACTTTATAATCAATGTGCAAATGATCGGGAAAAAGCAATAGCCGTTATCGATGCCGTGTACGATTTCAATCCACAACTTATTTTATATTGTTTATCTGGTAGCCAAATGGCGAAAATCGCAAGGGAAAAGGGACTATCAGTATATGAGGAAGTCTTTTCTGATCGTCGTTATAATGATGATGGTACATTAGTAAACAGACAAGAACCAAATGCCTTAATTCAAACAGAAGAAGAAATGCTGGTACATGTAAAAGGTATTTTGACGGCAAATGAAGTTTTATCAGTACAATCAAAAAAAATACAAGTGGCTGCGAATACCTTATGTATTCATGGAGATGGCCCACATGCCCTGAGCTATGCTAAAAAAATTGCTGCGCTCAGGAGGCAATTAGAACAAATGTGA
- a CDS encoding DUF4183 domain-containing protein, giving the protein MALSIINIHVNVTGTSTRFFNVLVAPQAITDGTTVAATTFLDDSGTAATAFPVVANGYYNLYINGVLQEGDAYTVSATEITFNTVTASLSAGTPIVLEAVELVTTI; this is encoded by the coding sequence GTGGCACTTTCCATCATTAATATTCATGTCAATGTAACTGGTACTTCTACAAGATTTTTTAACGTCTTAGTTGCACCTCAAGCTATTACAGACGGCACAACAGTCGCTGCTACAACATTTTTAGATGATAGCGGCACAGCTGCAACTGCATTTCCTGTAGTCGCGAATGGTTACTATAATTTATATATCAATGGCGTTCTACAGGAAGGTGATGCGTATACAGTTTCTGCAACTGAAATAACATTCAATACTGTTACGGCTTCGCTTTCTGCTGGAACACCAATTGTGCTTGAAGCAGTCGAATTAGTAACAACGATTTAA
- a CDS encoding DUF4183 domain-containing protein, whose translation MVNPKNHQHVEKDCPCNCENRFIWPRIKATNGVPVVPPSEVVPEGAIIPTIHRYFYIVTADLDLTNGATLPATLFWNDNADPITEFTIFSPNGYINLYINAVMQEGGIYTVTPASLTIDPYNATLYRGTPIIIESLGFTTK comes from the coding sequence ATGGTGAATCCTAAGAATCATCAGCACGTTGAAAAAGATTGTCCTTGTAACTGCGAGAATCGATTTATCTGGCCCCGTATAAAAGCAACAAACGGAGTGCCCGTTGTTCCTCCTTCTGAAGTAGTCCCAGAAGGAGCCATTATTCCGACCATCCATCGATATTTTTATATTGTCACAGCGGATCTTGATTTAACAAATGGGGCTACACTTCCAGCGACCCTCTTTTGGAATGACAATGCCGACCCCATTACTGAATTTACAATTTTTTCGCCCAACGGTTATATCAATCTTTATATTAATGCCGTTATGCAAGAAGGCGGCATTTATACGGTAACTCCTGCATCACTCACGATTGATCCCTACAATGCTACATTGTATAGAGGAACGCCCATCATCATTGAATCACTAGGCTTCACAACAAAATAA
- a CDS encoding dynamin family protein, with translation MKDFEQQLEGLLKQASLQYIIYQHNGDTERMDKTSLFARKIQQKEYVIGFAGHFSAGKSSMINALSGENLLASSPIPTSANIVKVHKSEEDYAIVYMRNEKPVKFEAGYDFKTVKELSKNGDLVSQIEIGHSTSTLPEGVTVMDTPGVDSTDDAHRMSTESALHIADIVFYTMDYNHVQSELNFQFTKQLMKYNPNVYLIVNMIDKHKDNELSFEDFKATVHNSFTAWGVVPKGVFFTSLREPEHPHNDFEAVKKIVMDSMNDWQEQLVQTATNTLRLLQSEHDNYLMEEKEDRLAIDEDILSADDWAHHQDILEQYNKLNRQVELFSVEAWNETFEEQRKELLANAAIMPADLRDRLRLYLESMQEGFKVGGLFTAKKKTEEERNRRKEDAYSAYQNVVHAQITGHLKGLMKKALKDVGALNEERASAIDGYEFDLPFSLIEQQVQTGALLTGDAVLNFANRVAEATKRYFIQETDSWKNAQATTLEAVATETAAPSKLKMAAMQDKVDAINAVLEIEGYQQYSASIMHQASNEIRKIANQQLTNWEHSFKQDLADIRLFDESMLKPKEVVIQQEEVQQAVSATTLPIDGVIHRALHTANAVKEVQGFAEVAHYLENKVERLQKKDFTIALFGAFSAGKSSFSNALMGAKVLPVSPNPTTAAINKIRPVTPEHPHETADVQLKTAEQMLEDIQGSYKAIGLAVSSLEEAFNRADEGLAVQLSDERLNVHKSFIRAYKEGYPTFKSELGTIIRVDREEFEKFVAQENKSCFVDNIDFYYDSPLTRMGVTLVDTPGADSINARHTGVAFEYIRNADAILFITYYNHAFAKADREFLIQLGRVKDAFELDKMFFIVNAIDLATTEEEQEDVKGYVRSELQRFGIRFPRLYGVSSLLALKEKVEDADLASGMPPFENDFHTFLNDELSALAVQALAEEVDKTEQRLADLIAQTEENLKRKDERLEELTTLEQHIQTKFSALNTSMLESETKQELDELLYYVLQRVYYRYPEFFKEGYNPSTFAAMPAQQALEHALKEVMQSLRFDFTQEMRVTNFRLSQFISKKMQQRFKDEVRELKELNRSFSFLSFESSEPNLLDFEGPFADISKYASVKSHFRNQKAFFEKNEKMKLSEALETLTKPDAQDYLDAQKVSLMTWAITFIAEEAEKLRLYIYHQALEQIETERLALQEESRLASWKAIYAQLQYA, from the coding sequence ATGAAAGATTTTGAACAACAATTGGAGGGGCTTTTAAAGCAAGCTTCTTTGCAATACATAATCTATCAGCATAATGGTGATACGGAGCGTATGGATAAAACATCACTTTTTGCTCGGAAGATTCAACAAAAAGAGTATGTGATTGGCTTTGCAGGCCATTTCTCTGCAGGGAAGTCAAGTATGATTAATGCGCTGTCTGGCGAAAATTTACTAGCTTCTAGTCCGATTCCTACAAGTGCTAACATCGTAAAAGTGCATAAATCTGAGGAAGACTATGCAATCGTCTATATGCGCAATGAAAAGCCTGTTAAATTTGAGGCTGGCTATGATTTTAAAACGGTAAAAGAGCTAAGTAAAAATGGAGACTTAGTGTCACAAATTGAAATTGGCCACAGTACTTCTACACTCCCTGAAGGTGTAACCGTGATGGATACGCCAGGGGTAGACTCAACAGATGATGCACACCGTATGTCAACTGAATCAGCACTCCATATTGCCGATATCGTATTTTATACAATGGACTATAACCATGTGCAGTCAGAGCTGAATTTCCAATTTACAAAGCAGTTAATGAAATATAATCCAAACGTTTATTTAATTGTCAATATGATTGATAAGCATAAAGACAATGAATTAAGCTTTGAGGACTTTAAAGCTACTGTTCATAATTCCTTTACTGCATGGGGAGTTGTACCGAAAGGTGTATTCTTCACTTCTTTAAGAGAGCCAGAACATCCACATAATGATTTTGAGGCGGTCAAGAAAATTGTTATGGATAGTATGAATGATTGGCAGGAGCAGCTTGTACAAACAGCAACGAATACATTGCGTTTATTGCAAAGTGAGCATGACAATTATTTAATGGAAGAAAAAGAGGATCGTTTAGCTATTGATGAAGACATCTTAAGTGCAGATGACTGGGCACACCATCAAGATATTTTAGAGCAATACAATAAATTAAATCGTCAGGTTGAATTATTCTCAGTAGAAGCTTGGAATGAAACGTTTGAAGAGCAGCGTAAGGAATTACTTGCGAATGCTGCTATTATGCCAGCTGATTTACGTGACCGTTTACGTCTGTATTTAGAAAGTATGCAGGAGGGCTTTAAAGTAGGGGGACTCTTTACTGCCAAGAAAAAAACAGAGGAAGAGCGTAATCGTCGTAAAGAGGATGCATATAGTGCCTATCAAAATGTTGTTCATGCCCAAATCACAGGGCATCTAAAAGGGCTTATGAAAAAGGCCTTGAAGGATGTTGGCGCTTTAAATGAAGAACGGGCTTCAGCGATCGATGGCTATGAATTTGACTTACCTTTCTCATTGATCGAGCAGCAAGTTCAAACAGGCGCACTATTAACAGGTGATGCTGTATTAAACTTTGCTAACCGTGTCGCAGAGGCAACGAAGCGCTATTTCATCCAAGAAACAGATAGCTGGAAAAATGCCCAAGCGACAACGCTTGAAGCAGTGGCAACAGAAACGGCAGCACCTTCAAAACTAAAAATGGCTGCTATGCAGGATAAAGTGGATGCGATTAATGCTGTACTTGAAATCGAAGGCTATCAGCAATATAGTGCAAGCATTATGCATCAAGCAAGCAATGAAATCCGTAAAATTGCGAATCAACAGCTAACAAATTGGGAACATTCTTTTAAGCAAGATTTAGCCGATATTCGCTTGTTTGATGAGTCTATGCTGAAGCCGAAAGAAGTAGTGATCCAACAAGAAGAAGTTCAGCAGGCTGTTAGTGCAACGACTTTACCAATTGATGGTGTTATTCATCGTGCCCTTCATACGGCCAATGCTGTCAAAGAGGTTCAAGGCTTTGCAGAAGTTGCGCACTATCTTGAAAATAAAGTGGAACGATTACAGAAAAAAGATTTTACCATTGCTTTGTTTGGTGCATTTAGTGCCGGGAAATCATCCTTCTCGAATGCATTAATGGGCGCGAAGGTCTTACCAGTATCGCCAAACCCTACAACAGCAGCTATTAATAAAATTCGCCCTGTAACGCCTGAGCATCCACATGAAACGGCAGACGTACAGCTTAAAACAGCCGAGCAAATGTTAGAGGATATTCAAGGCTCTTATAAAGCAATCGGCTTGGCAGTATCTTCATTGGAAGAAGCATTTAACCGTGCGGATGAAGGACTTGCCGTACAGTTATCGGATGAGCGTTTAAATGTTCATAAATCATTTATTCGTGCTTACAAGGAAGGCTATCCAACTTTTAAATCTGAACTGGGAACAATTATCCGTGTGGACCGTGAAGAATTTGAAAAGTTTGTTGCGCAAGAAAATAAATCTTGCTTTGTTGACAATATTGATTTCTATTATGATAGCCCACTAACACGTATGGGTGTGACGCTAGTAGACACACCAGGAGCAGACTCTATTAACGCGCGTCATACAGGGGTAGCCTTTGAATATATACGTAATGCAGATGCCATCCTATTTATTACGTATTATAACCATGCCTTTGCCAAAGCTGATCGTGAGTTTTTAATTCAGCTTGGTCGTGTAAAGGATGCATTTGAGCTTGATAAAATGTTCTTTATTGTCAATGCGATTGATTTAGCAACAACTGAAGAAGAGCAAGAAGATGTAAAAGGCTATGTTCGTTCAGAGTTACAACGCTTTGGTATTCGTTTCCCTCGCTTGTACGGGGTTTCCAGCCTATTAGCGTTAAAAGAAAAAGTAGAAGATGCTGATTTAGCATCAGGGATGCCACCGTTTGAAAACGACTTCCATACATTCTTAAATGATGAGTTGAGTGCACTAGCCGTACAGGCACTTGCAGAAGAAGTTGATAAAACAGAGCAGCGCCTGGCAGATTTAATTGCCCAAACGGAGGAAAACTTAAAACGTAAAGATGAGCGTTTAGAGGAACTAACAACACTTGAACAACATATTCAAACGAAGTTCAGTGCGCTTAATACAAGTATGTTAGAAAGTGAAACGAAGCAAGAGCTTGATGAGCTTTTGTATTATGTTCTACAACGTGTCTATTATCGTTATCCAGAATTCTTTAAGGAAGGATACAATCCGTCGACATTTGCAGCGATGCCAGCACAGCAAGCATTGGAGCATGCATTGAAGGAAGTCATGCAAAGTTTACGTTTTGATTTCACACAGGAAATGCGTGTTACTAATTTCCGTTTATCACAGTTTATTAGTAAAAAAATGCAACAACGCTTTAAAGATGAAGTACGCGAGCTCAAAGAATTAAATCGAAGCTTCTCGTTCTTATCATTCGAATCTTCAGAGCCGAATTTATTGGATTTTGAAGGACCATTCGCGGATATCTCAAAATATGCGAGCGTAAAATCTCACTTCCGCAATCAAAAAGCATTCTTTGAAAAGAATGAAAAAATGAAGTTAAGTGAAGCGCTTGAAACATTAACAAAGCCAGATGCACAAGATTATTTAGATGCACAGAAAGTTTCCCTCATGACATGGGCGATTACGTTTATTGCAGAGGAAGCAGAAAAATTACGTTTATATATTTATCATCAAGCGCTTGAACAAATTGAAACAGAAAGATTGGCACTACAGGAAGAGAGCCGTTTAGCTTCCTGGAAAGCAATTTACGCACAATTACAATACGCATGA
- a CDS encoding sulfurtransferase, which translates to MGKVFKSVDEIQFDGVRFIDARFDLQNKEAGKKAFEEGHATGAVHIDLEQQLSDMDSKEGRHPMPSKEKLASVFQELGLSYDDQIVVYDQGAAPFAPRAWWMLTYAGFPNVVIVNGGAPALESKIPFTKDIIKYPPTIIDFVWKDELYAPRQAVKAIVDGEVQATLLDARAAERYRGEIEPLDQVAGHIPTAKNFDWEQLKVDGQLKANDALRQKVARDEQVVVYCGSGVTASPLYAVLADEGYENIQLYVGSFSDWITQYDVEKGTNE; encoded by the coding sequence ATGGGAAAAGTATTCAAATCAGTGGATGAAATTCAGTTTGATGGGGTTCGCTTTATAGATGCTCGTTTCGATCTTCAGAATAAAGAGGCAGGGAAAAAAGCATTTGAAGAAGGCCATGCAACAGGGGCGGTTCATATTGATTTAGAACAACAGCTATCAGATATGGACAGTAAAGAAGGCCGACACCCAATGCCGAGCAAGGAAAAATTAGCGTCCGTCTTTCAAGAATTAGGCTTAAGCTATGATGATCAAATTGTTGTCTATGATCAAGGAGCAGCTCCATTTGCTCCACGTGCATGGTGGATGCTAACTTATGCAGGTTTCCCAAATGTTGTGATTGTAAACGGCGGTGCACCTGCACTCGAGTCGAAAATTCCGTTCACCAAGGATATTATTAAATACCCACCAACGATCATCGATTTTGTTTGGAAGGATGAGCTTTATGCACCACGGCAAGCCGTAAAGGCTATAGTTGATGGTGAAGTGCAGGCTACTTTGCTCGATGCACGTGCAGCGGAGCGCTACCGAGGAGAAATAGAGCCATTAGATCAAGTAGCAGGACATATTCCCACAGCCAAAAACTTCGATTGGGAGCAGCTGAAGGTAGATGGACAATTAAAAGCGAACGACGCATTACGTCAAAAAGTTGCGCGTGACGAACAAGTGGTTGTCTACTGTGGCAGCGGTGTAACAGCATCCCCACTCTATGCTGTTTTGGCAGATGAAGGTTATGAAAACATCCAATTATACGTAGGCAGCTTTAGTGACTGGATTACACAATACGATGTGGAAAAAGGTACGAATGAATAA